The Arachis hypogaea cultivar Tifrunner chromosome 14, arahy.Tifrunner.gnm2.J5K5, whole genome shotgun sequence genome has a segment encoding these proteins:
- the LOC112743796 gene encoding uncharacterized protein — protein MQRERERERERERERERERERNGGTSPAEGEVIAAAESSSRRALPPRSHRTACVIAAVGGSPCRRLSRHCRRSLRRRGDRTRRMPSASLPSSHSRRCEGSAIAVAAAGERENGMGKNEELGSPLLRASHRTELLPPSGLPSGHRYHAGVAGITASPFFVWLATWYPGRSY, from the exons atgcagagagagagagagagagagagagagagagagagagagagagagagagagagagagagaaacggaGGAACGTCGCCGGCAGAAGGAGAGGTCATCGCCGCTGCCGAATCGTCGAGTCGTCGCGCCCTGCCACCGCGAAGCCACCGAACTGCATGCGTCATCGCCGCAGTTGGAGGAAGCCCGTGTCGCCGTCTTTCTCGCCATTGCCGGAGAAGCCTGAGGAGACGGGGAGACAGAACACGAAGGATGCCATCCGCGTCACTGCCATCGAGCCACAGTCGCCGCTGTGAAGGCTCTGCCATTGCCGTTGCTGCTGCGGGAGAGAGGGAGAACGGAATGGGTAAGAATGAGGAACTGGGATCGCCGCTATTGAGGGCCAGCCACCGCACCGAGCTTCTGCCGCCATCAGGTCTGCCGTCTGGTCACCGGTATCACGCGGGTGTAGCCGGAATCACTGCCAGTCCTTTCTTTGTGTG GTTGGCAACCTGGTATCCAGGAAGGAGCTACTGA